Part of the Burkholderia humptydooensis genome, TCGTGGATCGCCTTCACGCGCTCGATCAGCTTCAGCGCGTCGGCGCGGCTGCCGTACGTCGTGCCGGCGATGAACGTCGCGGTGCGGCGCAGGCGGCCGAGGATGTCGGTGCGGAACGTCGAATGGTCCCATACGCCCGCGAGCGCGAGCGGATGCAGCGCCTGCAGTAGCAGCGCGGAGATGCCGCCCGTCATCATCGACGTGAAATCGGCGTGCACTTTCCAGCACACCGCGTCGGGGCCGAAGAGGCCGGGGTCGCCCGGCGGCGACGAGTAGTCGAGCGACGGGCCGCCGCTACCCGTCGTCAGATGCGTGACGCCGCCCGCGACGCGCGCTCGCACGCGTTCGACGAGCGGACGTCCGAGCGGCGTGCGTGCGGGGCGGTCGTGTAATGGGGCGGACATCGGTCGGCTCGTCGGGGCAGGGGGCGTCAGCGCCCGGCCTCGGGCGTATCCCAGAGATTGTGCACGGGGCTCGCGGCATCGGGCGCGGCGAGCCCGAAATGCCGGTACGTGAGGAGCGTCGCGACGCGGCCGCGCGGCGTGCGCTGCAGGAAGCCCTGCTGGATGAGGTACGGCTCGAGCACGTCCTCGATCGTGTCGCGTTCCTCGCCGATCGCGGCGGCGAGGTTGTCGACGCCGACCGGCCCGCCGTCGAACTTGTGCAGGATCGCCTCGAGCAGCTTGCGGTCCATCAGGTCGAAGCCGACCGGATCGACGTCGAGCATCGCGAGCGCGGCGTCCGCGACGGCCGCGGTGATGTTGCCGTCCGCCTTCACTTCCGCGTAGTCGCGCACGCGGCGCAGCAGGCGGTTTGCGATCCGCGGCGTGCCGCGCGAGCGTTTCGCGATTTCGAGCGCGCCGGCCGGATCGATCTGTGCGTTCAGCAGCGCAGCCGAGCGGCGCACGATGCGCGACAACTGCTCGGCGTCGTAGAACTCGAGCCGCGCGACGATGCCGAAGCGGTCGCGCAGCGGATTGGTCAGCATGCCCGCGCGCGTCGTTGCGCCGACGAGCGTGAACGGCTGCAGGTCGAGCTTCACGCTGCGCGCGGCCGGCCCCTCGCCGATCATGATGTCGATCTGGTAATCCTCGAGCGCCGGATACAGGATTTCCTCGACGACAGGCGACAGGCGGTGGATCTCGTCGATGAAGAGGACGTCGTTCGCTTCGAGGTTCGTGAGGAGCGCGGCGAGATCGCCCGCGCGCTCAAGCACGGGGCCGGACGTCTGGCGCAGGTTCACGCCCATTTCGCGCGCGATGATGTGCGCGAGCGTCGTCTTGCCGAGGCCCGGCGGGCCGAACAGCAGCACGTGGTCGAGCGCTTCGGCGCGGCGCTTCGCGGCTTCGATGAAGATTTCGAGCTGATCGCGCACCTTCTCCTGGCCGACGTATTCGTCGAGCTGGCGCGGGCGCAGCGCGCGTTCGAAAGCCTCTTCGTGCGAAGACGCGGGCGTGGCGGCAATGATCCGCTCGGCGGCGAGTTTGTCGGTTTCGATCATGCGGCCATTGTACCGCGCGGCGTGCTCCGGCCAACCTGGCCGAACGGCCGAGTCGCGGCGCGGCGCCCGGCATGCGAAGCTGTCTTCGACGACGCGCCGTTACGCCTTCGACAGCGCCTTGAGCGACAGCTTGATGCCTTCGGACACGCCGGTGCCGGCCGGCACGTTCTTGATCGCGGCAAGCGCTTCCTTTTCCGAGTAGCCGAGCGCGAGGAGCGCGTTGAGGATGTCGGCCGCGTGATCGGACGGCGAGGCCGCGCCGGCGAGCGGGCCGAGATCGGCGCCGAGCTTGCCCTTCAGTTCGAGGAGCAGGCGCTCGGCTGTCTTCTTGCCGATGCCCGGCACGCGGGTCAAGCGCGCGGCGTCCTGCAGCGTGACCGCTTGCGACAGCTCCGCGACGCTCATGCCGGACAGCACGGCGAGCGCCATCCGCGCGCCGACGCCCGTGATCTTGAGCAGCTCGCGGAACGTCGAACGCTCCTGCGGCGTGAGAAAGCCGTACAGCAGGTGCGCGTCCTCGCGGACGATCAGTTGCGTCAGCAGCATGACCTTCTCGCCCGTGTGCGGCAGGTTGTAGAACGTGCTCATCGGCACGTCGACTTCGTAGCCGACGCCGTTGCAGTCGACGAGGAGGTGCGGAGGATTCTTTTCGAGGAGGGTGCCGGCGATGCGACCGATCATGGCGAGTGCGGGACGGAACGGAAAGCGCGAGTGTAGCGCACGGCGGCGCGCGCCACGCAAACGCGTGTCACCCGACGAGCCGTCCGCGCCGCACGCGCAGCCCCTTCTTCGCGAGCGCGGGTGCGATGCCGCCGAGCGTGTTCAGCGTGTCGCCGCCGTGCGCGTGGCAGATCGCCATTCCGAGCGCGTCGGCCGCGTCGGTGCCGGGCAGGCCGGACAGGCTCAGCAGGCGTGCGACCATCTCCTGCATCTGCTCTTTCGTCGCGCGGCCGTAGCCGACCACCGCCTGCTTGAGCTGCAGCGCCGTGTACTCGGCCACGGGCAGGCGGCCCGACACGAGCCCACAGATCGCGGCGCCGCGCGCCTGGCCGAGGAGCAGCGTCGATTGCGGGTTGACGTTGACGAACACTTTTTCGATCGCAGCCTGATCGGGCGCGTGCTCGCGGATCAGCGTCGAGATGCCGTCGTAGATCGTGCCGAGCCGCGTGGGCAGGTCGGCGGTGGGCGTCTTGATCACGCCGCTTGCGACGTACGCGAGCCGATGGCCGCTGACGTCGATCACGCCGAAGCCCGTGACACGCAAGCCGGGGTCGATGCCGAGGATTCGCATGGAGAAACGGAAAGACTGACTGCGACCGATACTACACGAATGACGCCGAAACCCGGCGAAAGCGGGGGCGGGATTACGGCGCGCCGCTCACGGCGATCGGGGCTCGGCCCGACCAACGATCGCCGCATCACGCACCGCCGCCACGCGGCCGATGAAAAACCCGGCGGTGAGCGACCGCCGGGTTTCGCCGAAAACGATGCGTCGTACGAATCAGTGACGGAAGTGGCGCACGCCCGTCACCACCATCGCGATGTTGTGCTCGTCGGCGGCGGCGATCACTTCATCGTCGCGCACCGAGCCGCCCGGCTGGATCACGCAGGTCGCGCCCGCCGCGACGACGACGTCGAGGCCGTCGCGGAACGGGAAGAACGCGTCCGACGCGACGGCCGAGCCCGCGAGCGTGAGGCCCGCGTTCTGCGCCTTGATGCTCGCGATGCGCGCCGAATCGACGCGGCTCATCTGGCCCGCGCCGACGCCGAGCGTCATCCCGTTGCCGCAGAACACGATCGCATTCGACTTCACGTACTTCGCGACGCGCCACGCGAAGAGGAGGTCGTCCATTTCCTTCGGCGTCGGGTGGCGCTTCGTGACGACGCGCAGCTCGCGCGGCTGCACGTTCTTCGAATCGAGCGACTGCACGAGCAGGCCGCCGCCGACGCGCTTCAGGTCGAACGCGTTATGGCCTTCGCCCAGAGCGATTTCGAGCAGACGCACGTTCTGCTTCGCCGCGAACACCTGCTTCGCCGCATCCGAGAACGACGGCGCGATCAGCACTTCGACGAACTGCTTCGCGACCGCTTGAGCCGCGGCTTCGTCGACTTCGCGGTTGAACGCGATGATGCCGCCGAACGCGGAGGTCGGATCGGTCTGGAACGCCTTCGCGTACGCTTCGCCCGCGTTCGTGCCCACCGCGACGCCGCACGGATTTGCGTGCTTGATGATCACGCATGCGGGCGCGTCGAACGTCTTCACGCATTCCCATGCGGCGTCCGAATCGGCGATGTTGTTGTACGACAGTTCCTTGCCCTGCAACTGGCGGTAGTTCGCGAGCGCGCCGGCGGGCGTCGCGATGTCGCGATAGAACGCGGCGCTCTGGTGCGGATTTTCGCCGTAGCGCAGGTCCTGCACCTTGTCGAACGCGAGGTTCAGCGTCGCCGGGTACGCGTTGCGCGAGCCGTGCTGCAGATCGTCGCCGAGGCTCGTCAGGTAGTTCGTGATCGCGCCGTCGTACTGCGCGGTGTGCGCGAACACCTTGGTCGCGAGGCGGAAGTTCGTCTTGTAGCCCACCGTGTTGCCGTTCGCCTTCATTTCGTCGAGCACGACCGCGTAGTCGGCCGGATCGACGACGACCGTCACGTCGCGATGGTTCTTTGCCGCCGAGCGCAGCATCGTCGGGCCGCCGATGTCGATGTTCTCGATCGCGTCGGCGAGCGTGCAGTCGTCCTTCGCAATCGTCTGCACGAACGGATACAGGTTCACGACGAGCAGGTCGATCGTCGGAATCCCGTGCGCTTCGAGCGCCTGCAGGTGCTCGGGCAGGTCGCGGCGGGCGAGGATGCCGCCGTGCACCTTCGGGTGCAGCGTCTTCACTCGCCCATCGAGCATTTCCGGGAAGCCGGTGTAGTCGGCCACTTCGGTGACGGGCAGGCCCGCGTCGGCGAGCAGTTTCGCGGTGCCGCCCGTCGACAGCAGCTTGACGCCGAGCCCGGACAGCGCTTTCGCGAAGTCGACGATGCCGGTCTTGTCGGAAACGGAAATGAGCGCTTGCTTGATCATGATGGAACCACCAATAGCCAGGAAAACGGGGACGGGGCGGCCGCCTACAGCAGGCCGTGCTGCTGCAGCTTCTTGCGCAGCGTGTTGCGATTGATGCCGAGGTACTCCGCGGCGAGCGACTGGTTGCCGCCCGCCTGTACGAGAACGACTTCGAGCATAGGCTTTTCGACGCACGACATCACCATTTCATAGACGTCGTGCGGATTGGAGCCGTCGAGATCCCGGAAGTAGCCGTCCAGGCTGGCGCGGACACATTGTTCGATGTTGTGCTTGCTCATGCTGCTAACTGGTTAGAATCGTCCGGCTCGCCGCGGCCGCCGTCTTCGTCGTCCACATAGACGAGGCGGTCGGACAGCGCCTGTTGCGCGTCGAAGAATGCGTTGACGGCGGCAAGCTGCTCGCGGGTGGTTTCGAGCGTGTTCATCCGGTGCCGGAACCCGTTGGCGCCGGAAAGGCCGCGAGTGTACCAGCCGATGTGCTTGCGCGCAGTACGGACTCCCGTGAATTCGCCGTAGAACGCGTAGTGATCCTCGAGGTGCTCGTGCATCACCTGGCGGATCTCGTCGATGCGCGGCGGCGGCAGGAGCTCGCCGCTTTGCAGGAAATGACCGATTTCGCGGAAAAGCCACGGCCTTCCTTGCGCGGCGCGGCCGATCATCAGTGCGTCGGCGCCCGTCGCGTCGAGCACGGCCTTCGCTTTTTGCGGCGACGTAATGTCGCCGTTCGCGACGACCGGAATGCGCACGGCGGCCTTCACGGCCGTGATCGTGTCGTATTCGGCGTCGCCGCGGTACAGGTCGGCGCGGGTGCGGCCGTGCACGGTCAGCATCGAGATGCCGGCCGCCTCGGCGAGCTTCGCGATCTCGACGGCGTTCCGGTGCTCGCGGTCCCAGCCGGTGCGGATCTTCAGCGTGACGGGCACGGCCCCGGGGCCCGTGCCCACCGCGTCGACGACCGCCTCGACGATCCGCTGCACGAGCGGCTCGTTCTGCAGCAGCGCCGAGCCGGCGGCGACGTTGCAGACCTTCTTCGCCGGGCAGCCCATGTTGATGTCGATGATCTGCGCGCCGTTTGCAACGTTGTGACGCGCGGCCTCGGCCATCATCGCCGGATCGGCGCCCGCGATCTGCACCGCGATCGGCTCGACCTCGCCCGCGTGGTTCGCGCGGCGCATCGTCTTCTCGCTCTTCCACAACTGCGCGTTCGACGCGACCATCTCCGACACGGCGTAGCCCGCGCCGAGCCGCTTGCAGAGCTGGCGGAACGGCCGGTCCGTGACGCCCGCCATCGGGGCGACGAACAGGTTGTTGCGCAGGACGTGAGAGCCTAGGACGGGCATCGCAATGGGAGCGCCCGCGCGGGGCGCGGGCGGGGAGTAGGCGAAAGGGAAAACGCGTATTTTACCGTAACCGCCAGTGCCGCCGAATTGGGTAATTGTCGGCAATCGTCAAATCGTCGATGAATCTTGCGTGAAGGCGGGATGACGCATCGTGCGTGCCCGCGAAGCGCGGTAGCCGCGATGCGTCAGGTGCGCGTGCCCGGCGCGCTTATCGCCGCTGCCCGAACATCATCTGTCGCGCAAGGGCCGTCTTCAGCGGCGGCACGAATTCGAGCGCGGTGAGCGCCGCGCCGCGCAGCATCGCGAGCGGCCGCGAATCGATCGCGAACAGGCGCGCGAGCGTGTCGGTCGCGCCGATCGTCATGCGCCTGTCGAGCGCGCGGCGCGCGTTGAACGTCGCGAGCGCGAGCGGCGTCGCGCCGTGCTCGGACAGCGTCTCGGCGAGCGTATGCGCATCGCGCAGCCCGAGGTTCAGCCCCTGGCCCGCGACCGGATGCAATGTTTGCGCGGCGTTGCCGACGATCGCGATCCGCCCTTCGACGAGCGTTTGCGCGGCGGCGAGCCCGAGCGGGAAGGCCGCGCGCCCCGCGATCCGCGTGAAGCGCCCCAGCCGCGAGCCGAACGTCGCGCCGAGCTCGTGCAGGAATGCGTCGTCGGACAGTTCGCCGCGACGCCGCGCGACGTCCGGCGCGCAGCACCAGACGAGCGCGTAGTCCGCCTGCTGCGGGCCGCCGAGCGGCAGCAGCGCGAGCGGGCCTTCGGCGGTGAAGCGCTCCCACGCGACGCGCGGCCGCGGCGACGACACCGTGACGGTGCCGACGAGCGCCGTCTGCCCATAGTCGCGGCTCTGCGCGCTGTCGGTCAGCTTGCGCTTGCGATCGTTGAAGATGCCGCCCTCCGCGTTGACGAGCACGCGCGTGCGCAACGTGCGCGCGCCTTGCGGCGTATCGAGCGCGATCGTCACGCCGTCTGCGTCCTGCGTCGGCGAATGCGCGGACGTCGACGTGAGCCAGTGCGCGGGCGTGCCACGCACCGCGCGGGCGAGCGCCTGCACGATCGCGCCGTAGCGCACGACGTAGCCGAGCGCGGCGAGGTCGTGCTCGTCGCGATCGATCAGCGTGCGGCCGAAGTGGCCGCGCTGCGACACGTGGATGTGTTCGATCGGCGTCGCGTCGGCCGGCCAGCCGAGCGTATCGAGCAGCATCCGGCTGCCTTGCGACACCGCGATCGCGCGCGGATCGTTCGCGCTCGCGTCGGGGGCGCGCGCGTCGATGAGGGCGACCGACAGCGCGCGGGTCGCGCTGCGGCGCGCGAGCCAGCCGGCGAGCGCGAGCCCGACCGGCCCGGCGCCGACGATCGCGATGTCGAAGTCGAAAGCGGGCGTGGAGGCGGCAGTCGTCATCGTTCGTGAATCGTGGGTCTCGATAGGAAGCTGCGCAGGAATCCGCGTAGGAATTCGCGCGGGAAGCGGCGGGTGCGGATCACGGCTGCGGGCGCGGGCTCGGCGCCCGCGCGTCGCGCATCAGCGCCTCGATCTCGTCGGCGGCCACCGGCACGCCGCGCGTGATCAGCTCGCATCCCGTCGGCGTGACGAACGCGTCGTCCTCGATCCGGATGCCGATGTTCCAGAACGCCTGCGGCACGTCGTCGGCCGGGCGCACGTACAGGCCCGGCTCGATCGTGAGCGCCATGCCCGCATGCAGCACGCGCGAAGGCAGCGCGCCGTCGTCGTCGCGCGGCGCGCCGCGCTCGCGGTAGTCGCCGCAATCGTGCACGTCCATTCCGAGCCAGTGGCCGGTGCGGTGCATGTAAAAGCGTGCGTACGCGCGCTCGGCGATCACGTCGTCGACGCTCGCAAAGCGCGTCTTCGGCACGAGCCCCGTGTCGAGCATGCCCTGCGCGAGCACGCGCACCGCCGCGTCGTGCGGCGCGTCGAACGGCGTGCCCGCGCGCGTCGCCGCGATCGCGGTTTCCTGCGCGGCGAGCACGATGTCGTAGAGCGCGCGCTGCGGGCCCGAGAAGCGGCCGTTCGCCGGGAAGGTGCGGGTGATGTCGGACGCATAGCCGTCGAGCTCGCACGCGGCGTCGATCAGGACGAGGTCGCCGTCGACGACGATTGCGTTGCCGGCCGGATAGTGGAGCACGCACGCGTTCGCGCCCGTCGCGACGATCGAGCCGTACGCGGGCGACTGCGCGCCGTGGCGGCGGAACGTGTAGAGCAGCTCGGCCTCGAGCTCGTATTCGCGGATGCCGGGACGGCACGCGGCCATCGCGCGGCGGTGCGCGAGCGCGGAGATGTCGGCCGCGCGGCGCATGATCGCCTGCTCGTGCGCATCCTTGACGAGCCGCATGTCGTCGAGGAGCGGCCCGAGATCGAACGCGGCGCCCGGCGCGGCGACGCCTGCGCGCGCACGCGCGCGCACCGTGTCGAGCCAGCCGTTCAGGCGGCCGTCGAAGGCGGCCGACGCGCCGAAGCGGGTGTGCAGCGCGGGCGCGTCGGCGATGATGCGCGGCATCTCGGCGTCGAGCGCGTCGTACGGGAGCGCGGCGTCGAAGCCGAACGCGTCGCGCGCGGCTTCGGGGCCGAAATGGAACCCTTCCCAGATCTCGCGCTCGGGATTCTTCGCGCGGCAGAACAGGATCGAGCGCGGCGCGTCGCCCGCCGCCGATGCGTCAAGGACGAGGAGCGCGTCGGGCTCGGCGAAGCCCGTCAGGTAGTAGAAGTAGCTGTCGTGCCGGTACGGATAATCGCTGTCGCGATTGCGCGGGACTTCCGGCGCGGTGGGTACGATCGCGACGCCGCCGCCTCGCGCGCGCAGCGAGGCCAGCACGCGGTCGCGGCGCTGGCGGTAGACGTCGAGGGCGATGGCGGGTTCGGTCGGCTGATTCATCACGCGATTGTAGCGCCGTCGCGCGGGGCGCGCGCGGCGGGTGGGGCGGCGATCGTGCGGATGCGTCGCGGCGGGCGTCGCGTGCGCGCGATCGCCGCCGCAAGATGGCCGCGCGAATTTGCGCCCCAATCACGCGCGACCCCGGCGGACTCGATCGAAACGAAACCCGCGGCAGCCACCGCAGCTTCATCTCCGTCGCCCGGCTCGCGCGGCGGCGCGATTGATTGTTGCAAACCATCCACAGGCCGGACGGCTGATTATCAACGAACGCGCAACGGCCGGTTATGATCGGCGACAACGTATACTCTCGGGCGCCATTCCCGACCGAAGACAGATGATGAAATTAATCGGTTCGCTCAGCAGCCCGTTCGTCCGCAAGGCGCGGATCGTGCTTGCTGAAAAGAAGATCGACTACAAGCTGGAGCTCGAAAACGTCTGGGCGCCGGATACGAACATCCATGCGTCGAATCCGATCGGCAAGGTGCCGTGCCTCGTGATGGAAGACGGTGCGGCCGTGTTCGACTCGCGCGTGATCTGCGAATACGTCGACACGCTTTCCCCCGTCGGCAAGCTGATCCCGCCGTCGGGACGCGAGCGCGTCGAGGTGCGGTGCTGGGAGGCGCTCGGCGACGGTGTGCTCGACGCGGCGGTCGCGATTCGCATCGAGCACACGCAGCGCGAGCCGCAGCATCGCAGCGAAGCGTGGGTCGCGCGCCAGCAGCGCAAGATCGACGACGGCCTCGTCGCGATGTCGCAGGGCCTTGCAGGCAAGGCGTGGTGCGTCGGCAATCACTACACGCTCGCCGACATCGCGCTCGGCTGCACGCTCGGCTACCTCGAGTTCCGGATGCCCGAGATCAACTGGCGCGAGCGCCATCCGAACCTCGACAAGCATTTCGCGAAGCTGGCGCAGCGCCAGCCGTTCATCGACACGGTGCCGCAATGACGCGTCGCCGCGCGCGCCGGCGATAAAAAAACGCCCCGTCCGGGGCGTTTTTTTGAGCGCACGCGGCGCGTTCGCAGCGATCCAAGTTCGCGGCGATCCGGGCCGGGGCGCGTGCGTGCGAGCCGAACGCGCCGTGCCGCGGCGGGTCATCCGATCCGGCTTACGCGCTCGCGCTCGCGCCTTTGCCGACGCGCGCATACACGCTTTCGCCGGGCGAGAACGAATCGCTGCGCGCGAGCGGCCACCACTTGTCGTACAGCGAGAAGCCGCAATGGCCGCCGTTGAGCAGCGCGCCCGGCTCCAGATACTTGAGCAGTTGCGACATCAGCCGGACCTCGTGCGGCGCGACGCGCTGCACGATGTGATGCGCGCGCAGCTCCGACGGATGCGACAGCCCCGCCGCCTGCACGAGCTCCTGCAGCGCGTGCAGCGTGTTGCGATGGAAGTTGTGGACGCGGTCGGCCTTGTCCGGCACGACGAGCGCGCGCTGGCGCACCGGATCCTGCGTCGCGACGCCCGTCGGGCAGCGGTCGGTGTGGCAGTGCTGCGCCTGGATGCAGCCGACCGCGAACATGAAGCCGCGCGCCGAGTTCACCCAGTCCGCGCCGATCGCGAGCGTGCGCGCCACGTCGAACGCGGTGATGATCTTGCCGCTCGCGCCGAGCTTCACGCGATCGCGCACGCCGATCCCGACGAGCGTGTTGTGCACCAGCAGCAGTCCTTCCTGCAGCGGCACGCCGACATGGTCGGTGAATTCGAGCGGCGCGGCGCCCGTGCCGCCTTCCGCGCCGTCGACGATGATGAAGTCCGGCACGATGCCCGTCTCGATCATCGCCTTCGCGATCCCGAAGAATTCCCACGGGTGGCCGATGCACAGCTTGAAGCCGGTCGGCTTGCCGCCCGACAGCGTGCGCAGCCGTTCGACGAATTCGAGCAGCCCGCGCGGCGTCGAGAACTCGGAGTGCGTCGCGGGCGAGATGCAATCCTTGCCCATCGGCACGCCGCGCGTCTCGGCGATCTCGGGCGTGATCTTCGCGGCCGGCAGCACGCCGCCGTGGCCCGGCTTCGCGCCCTGCGACAGCTTGATCTCGATCATCTTGACCTGCGGATCGGCGGCCTGCTTCGCGAACCTGTCGGGGTTGAAGGTGCCGTCGTCGTTGCGGCAGCCGAAGTAGCCGGACGCGATTTCCCAGATGATGTCGCCGCCGTTCTCGCGGTGGTACTTCGACAGCGAGCCTTCGCCCGTGTCGTGCGCGAAGCCGCCTTTCTTCGCGCCGAGGTTCAGCGCCCGGATCGCGTTCGCCGACAGCGAGCCGAAGCTCATCGCCGACACGTTGAAGATCGAGATGTCGTACGGTTGCGCGCGGTTCGCGCCGACGCGGATGCGGAAATCGTGGTTCGGCAACCGGGTGGGCGCGAGCGAATGGCTGATCCACTCGTGCGCGACCGCCTTCACGTCGAGCTCGGTGCCGTACGGCCGGTTGTCGGCCACGTTCTTCGCGCGCTGGTAGACGACGCTGCGCTGCGCGCGCGAGAACGGCTTCTCGTCGGTGTCGTCCTCGACGAAGTACTGGCGGATTTCCGGGCGGATGAATTCGAACAGGAACCGCAGATGGCCCCAGAGCGGGTAGTTGCGCAGGATCGCGTGGCGGTCCTGGTTCAGGTCGTACAGGCCGAGCGCGACGAGCGCGGCGACGGGCGCGATCCACAGCCACGAGATCGTGTGCCGCGCCGCGAGCACGGCGACGGCCGCGAAGAGGGCGAGCGCGCACCACATCGCGAGATAGCGTCGAGAAAGCATGGGGACTCCATATCGTTTTTCGGATGCCGCCATGCGCGGACGAACGGCAAGGCGGCGCGCGCGCACGGCGCCTCGCTGGCGCGGCGTGCTCCGCGTGCCGCAAGTCTAAACCGATCGGGGCTCAGCGCGCTTCGACGAGCGCCGGCGCGCGGCCCGCGGGCGCGGCGTCGGCTCGCCCCGTCGCCGCGGATTCGATGATCCCGCCGCCCAGGCACACGTCGCCGTCGTACAGCACCGCCGACTGGCCGGGCGTGACCGCCCATTGCGGCTCGTCGAACACGAGCGAGAAGCGCTCGCCGCCCGCCGCCTCGCCGGGCGCGGCGCGGCCGAACGCGCACGGCGCATCCGCCTGCCGGTAGCGGGTTTTCGCGCCGCACCGCGCGCCGTCGGCGGGCGGCTCGCCCGCGACCCAGCTCACGTTGCCCGCGACGAGCTCGCGCGAGCGCAGCCACGGATGATCGTGGCCCTGCACGACATAGAGCGTGTTCGACGCGATGTCCTTCGCCGCGACGAACCACGGCTCGCCGCTGCCGTCCTTGCTGCCGCCGAGGCCGATGCCCTTCCTCTGGCCGAACGTGTAGAACGCGAGGCCGATGTGCTCGCCGACCGTCTTGCCGTCCGGCGTCTTCATCGGGCCGGGTTTCGTCGGCAGATAGCGGTTCAGGAAATCGCGGAACGGGCGCTCGCCGATGAAGCAGATGCCCGTCGAATCCTTTTTCTTCGCGTTTGGCAGGCCGATCTGCGCGGCGATCTCGCGCACCTTCGTCTTCGGGATCTCGCCGAGCGGGAACATCGTCTTCGACAACTGCGCCTGATTGAGGCGATGCAGGAAGTACGACTGGTCTTTCGTATGATCGAACGCCTTCAGCAGTTCGAAGCGGCCGTCGCGCTCGCGCACGCGCGCGTAGTGGCCGGTCGCGATCGTCTGCGCGCCGAGCGACATCGCGTGATCGAGGAACGCCTTGAACTTGATTTCCGCGTTGCACAGCACGTCCGGGTTCGGCGTGCGGCCCGCCGAGTATTCGCGCAGGAACTCGGCGAACACGCGGTCCTTGTATTCGGCCGCGAAGTTCACGGCCTCGACGTCGATGCCGATCAGGTCCGCGACCGACACGACGTCGATCCAGTCCTGCCGCGTTGAGCAGTATTCGCCGTCGTCGTCGTCCTCCCAGTTCTTCATGAACAGGCCGACGACGTCGTAGCCCTGTTCCTTCAAGAGCCACGCGGTCACCGACGAATCGACGCCGCCCGACATGCCCACCACGACCCGACGCTTCGTCATTTGCCCACCGCCTGATGATCCGGGGCCGCGCGATACGGCGCGACCGAATGCGTATGCACGAAATCGAGCGGCACGCGGCGGCCGGCGAGGTAGTCGTCGACGCAGCGCATCACCGCGGGCGACCGGTGGCGATCCTCGCATGCGCGCAGCTCGTCGGCCGTCATCCACAGCGCGCGGACGATGCCGTCGTCGAGCGCGCGGTGGGCGAGCGCGTCGCCTGCGCGGCCGCAGAACGCGAAGCGCAGGTAGGTCGCGCCGACGCTCGCCGGGCGCGCGTAGTGCGCGACGTACACGCCGACGAGCGCGTGGGGCTCGAACGGGTGCGCGGTTTCCTCGAGCGCCTCGCGCGCGACGGCTTCGACGAGCGTCTCGCCGGCTTCGAGGTGGCCGGCTGGCTGGTTGATGCGCAGGCCGGACGACGTGTGTT contains:
- a CDS encoding aminopeptidase P N-terminal domain-containing protein, encoding MNQPTEPAIALDVYRQRRDRVLASLRARGGGVAIVPTAPEVPRNRDSDYPYRHDSYFYYLTGFAEPDALLVLDASAAGDAPRSILFCRAKNPEREIWEGFHFGPEAARDAFGFDAALPYDALDAEMPRIIADAPALHTRFGASAAFDGRLNGWLDTVRARARAGVAAPGAAFDLGPLLDDMRLVKDAHEQAIMRRAADISALAHRRAMAACRPGIREYELEAELLYTFRRHGAQSPAYGSIVATGANACVLHYPAGNAIVVDGDLVLIDAACELDGYASDITRTFPANGRFSGPQRALYDIVLAAQETAIAATRAGTPFDAPHDAAVRVLAQGMLDTGLVPKTRFASVDDVIAERAYARFYMHRTGHWLGMDVHDCGDYRERGAPRDDDGALPSRVLHAGMALTIEPGLYVRPADDVPQAFWNIGIRIEDDAFVTPTGCELITRGVPVAADEIEALMRDARAPSPRPQP
- a CDS encoding glutathione S-transferase family protein — encoded protein: MMKLIGSLSSPFVRKARIVLAEKKIDYKLELENVWAPDTNIHASNPIGKVPCLVMEDGAAVFDSRVICEYVDTLSPVGKLIPPSGRERVEVRCWEALGDGVLDAAVAIRIEHTQREPQHRSEAWVARQQRKIDDGLVAMSQGLAGKAWCVGNHYTLADIALGCTLGYLEFRMPEINWRERHPNLDKHFAKLAQRQPFIDTVPQ
- a CDS encoding FMN-binding glutamate synthase family protein, with amino-acid sequence MLSRRYLAMWCALALFAAVAVLAARHTISWLWIAPVAALVALGLYDLNQDRHAILRNYPLWGHLRFLFEFIRPEIRQYFVEDDTDEKPFSRAQRSVVYQRAKNVADNRPYGTELDVKAVAHEWISHSLAPTRLPNHDFRIRVGANRAQPYDISIFNVSAMSFGSLSANAIRALNLGAKKGGFAHDTGEGSLSKYHRENGGDIIWEIASGYFGCRNDDGTFNPDRFAKQAADPQVKMIEIKLSQGAKPGHGGVLPAAKITPEIAETRGVPMGKDCISPATHSEFSTPRGLLEFVERLRTLSGGKPTGFKLCIGHPWEFFGIAKAMIETGIVPDFIIVDGAEGGTGAAPLEFTDHVGVPLQEGLLLVHNTLVGIGVRDRVKLGASGKIITAFDVARTLAIGADWVNSARGFMFAVGCIQAQHCHTDRCPTGVATQDPVRQRALVVPDKADRVHNFHRNTLHALQELVQAAGLSHPSELRAHHIVQRVAPHEVRLMSQLLKYLEPGALLNGGHCGFSLYDKWWPLARSDSFSPGESVYARVGKGASASA
- the mnmA gene encoding tRNA 2-thiouridine(34) synthase MnmA, whose product is MTKRRVVVGMSGGVDSSVTAWLLKEQGYDVVGLFMKNWEDDDDGEYCSTRQDWIDVVSVADLIGIDVEAVNFAAEYKDRVFAEFLREYSAGRTPNPDVLCNAEIKFKAFLDHAMSLGAQTIATGHYARVRERDGRFELLKAFDHTKDQSYFLHRLNQAQLSKTMFPLGEIPKTKVREIAAQIGLPNAKKKDSTGICFIGERPFRDFLNRYLPTKPGPMKTPDGKTVGEHIGLAFYTFGQRKGIGLGGSKDGSGEPWFVAAKDIASNTLYVVQGHDHPWLRSRELVAGNVSWVAGEPPADGARCGAKTRYRQADAPCAFGRAAPGEAAGGERFSLVFDEPQWAVTPGQSAVLYDGDVCLGGGIIESAATGRADAAPAGRAPALVEAR
- a CDS encoding NUDIX hydrolase, which gives rise to MKPEIWTPHVTVAAIAERDGRFLVIEEHTSSGLRINQPAGHLEAGETLVEAVAREALEETAHPFEPHALVGVYVAHYARPASVGATYLRFAFCGRAGDALAHRALDDGIVRALWMTADELRACEDRHRSPAVMRCVDDYLAGRRVPLDFVHTHSVAPYRAAPDHQAVGK